The following is a genomic window from Paenibacillus sp. FSL R5-0766.
AAGTGATTCCGTTTAAGGAATCCGCAGGACGTATTATCTCGGAATTCATCTATGTCTATCCGCCAGGAATTCCGATCCTGTTACCGGGTGAGGTTATCACCCAGGAAAATATCGACTACATCATCGATCATGTCGAAGTTGGATTACCCGTCAAAGGACCCGAAGATCGCAGCGTAACCAATGTTAAAGTGATCGTGGAAGCCGATGCCATTTTCTAAAACAACCCCCTTGCGCTGTGCAGGGGATAAACTTAACGGACCAAGCCCTAGCTTGGTCCATTTTTATTTCATGAGACAAGCGAGTTTGCATTTTCCCGTCTATTTCGTCGTTCAAACCGGTGGTGTGCATGCTCATATACCTCTTACAAACAAAACAAAAGGCCCCCTGAGATCAAGGAGCCTTCATGTTATGTTCCAAAAGAATGACTATTCTTGTGATGCAACGAGTTCGTTGTAAGCCGCTTCAACGCGGTTCCACTCTTCTTCGTCTTCAATATTGTAGAGCACCATTTCCTCGTCTTCTTCTTCCATACGCAGGATGATGCCGTCAGCTTCAGGATTGTTACGTTCCAGCAGGAGCGCATAAACATGCTTCTCCACGTCAAACGTCTCCACCAAAACCATCTCCACGTCTTGGCCGTTCTCGTCTGTTAATGTGAGAAGGACTTCTTCATGCTCGTGGTCGTGGTCGTGGTCTTGCCCGCATCCGCAGCCATCGCCGTGTTCATGTGTGTGATCGCTCATTGAAATACCTCGCTTTATAAATAGAAATTGTGTAACCTTGCATATCGTAACATGTTCAATGACCCAGGTCAATTTAACTCACAGGGTTATTTTCGCTTCAATCGTTCAGCGCTGTAATGATTTTCTCCGCTACCAGGACGTAGCTGCTGTTTGCATTTTCTTTAATATGAAAGCCAACCTGATACTTGCCAGCACGACTGAAATCGTACGTAAAATCATATGTGCGGAACCAGAAGTTATCCTTCTGTGTCGTAAGCTCCTGGGACTGGATATCCTTCACCTGACCGCTTGGATTGGTAATCGTTACTTTCACTGCAGCTACATCTGCTGTCAGACTGTCCACTTGTGAAAATACATTGAATTTCAGCTTACCTACGTTAACGTTACCAAATACAGTGTCTCCCTTGAAGAGAAAAATATGTACATTCGGTTTGATCACCGTTACTCTCTTGTTACTGCTGTCCCATTTGACGACGCCTCCGGCTTCTCTTACAGGTACATAGGTCGTTCCATCAATGAGATAACCTCCATCAGCTGCTTCCTTGCCGTTAATGAGAACACGAATCTTCTCGTTCACTGAGTCAGCAAACAATAAAGACCCGCCGAGCAAGGAGAATACCGTGACACAAAGCAATATTCGTTTCCATTTCATCCCGTCAATATTCCCTCCCCTGCTGCTAGCTGTTGTACATTTATACTGCAGATTCATCCACAAAGTTGCGCTGTTTTTCATCATTTTTCATTTTTTATCCAGAATTTTTTCCACCCCTTGGAATGCACAAAAAGAGGCGATCCTCATTAAAGGATGCCCCTGATCTATAACTGTTATATATACGGGATTATACGAAGAGTTATGAAGAAGTATGGCGGGTCAATATACAGGGAACGCCCTTGCCTAAAGCCCCTTCAATTCTCATACGTGCAGCATAATCCATTCCTCGCGTACAGGGTGTCTTACATCTCTCACATACATCCGAAGTGACCAACTTCATGGATACACGTATTTTATCACTCTTTAATGCGGGAGCTTTCTTACCCTTTGCTTTTGCCATCCCGGATTCCCCATTTCCCCAAGTGCTTACTGATGTAGTCCATCATATGGGGATTCGCCCGGTTGTGTGTCTATTTAGAAAACGTATTTAAATAATAAAAATATGACAAGGAGGATACCTCCGAGAATGAGCCAGTTGCTGATTTCATACCAAATGCTCTTGCCTCCGGACAGGTATTTCTGTTCATTCTCCTGATGACGCTGACGGTGGGTATCGGTCTCAGAGCCATGGGGTGGTTTACTAAAATCCATCATAAGTACATTCCCCTTTCAGCAGTTTTGTATAAACTTTAATACCATTATAACCCATAATTGAGTGTGAAGTTGATTTTTATGCTTAAAAAGGCTGTTTCATACAAATGGTTCTATTGGATAGCAGATAATTCTTCTTCTGTGACCCATTTGTGATTCTTTATCGAATCTCCCCCTGTTGTAGGGGTATAATCAACCATATATACCGTTGTCTGTTCAGCAGAATCAATTGTGGCCTTGGCGCCCTTCATTCCTTTCATGTGATCAGCGCTCAACACTACCTCAGAACCTGCCTCATACGCTTGATCCATATGGTCCTCTATTTCCTCATGGATAACCCATTTATGATTTTGCACGGGATCTCCGCCTGTGGTTGGCGTATACGTAACTGCATATACCGTAGTCTCATATGCTCCAACGATCTTTGCTTTCGCCCCCTTCATGCCTGACATGTGGTCGGCACTCATCAGCGCCTGGCTTCCTATTGGGAAGGTGGGATTGTTTTTTTCGCGCAGTCCTTCCGGTAGCTCTCCCGACTCAGAATGGTGCATCTCACCTGCAGCAGCTGTATGACTGTCATCGTTACTTTCACTAGTCTGCCGAGTCTCCTTGCCACATCCACTCAAAACCAAACTGCTTGTAATCAATATAGTCGATATGGTCAATACGTACTTTTTCATGTTCTGCACTCCTTTAATTCTATTTATACCATTCATTATACCCCCTATAGGTATGTTACAATCATTAATATTGCTTTTTCCGGGCAAAGCACATTTTACAACGGAGCAAAATAATACAAAAAAACCTCCGATTTCTCGGAGGCTTCTTATCAATAACAAATAGTATCAGTTACGCCAGTTCCACGTTAACATTCACGTTCCCTTTAATTCCTTTGGAGTATGGGCAGTAGTCATGGGCAAGTTTCACAAACTTCTGTGCTGTTTCCTCATCCAGACCGAGAATCTTAACTTCCAAATCGACTTGAAGCTTCACGCCGTTGTCCTCAGAGTCCGTCACCAACATTACAGTAGCAGCTACGGTACTTCTTTCAATTTCAACTTTGTGTTTCTTCAATTGAAACTCCAGTGCGGAGTTAAAACAAGCACTATACCCTGCTGCAAACAACTGCTCCGGATTGGTAGCTGTCGTCACTTGTCCTCCCAGTTCAGGTGGTGCAGCAACATCCAACATAAACACATTATCTGGGGATTGTACGATGCCTTGACGTCCGCCTGTATTGATGACTGTTGTTTCATATAATGTTTTCATTTGTGAAAACTCCTTTAGTTGATTAGATTTATTTTGACTAAATTTTGACTTCTCTTGTATCGCTAACAATTACATTGTACACAATTAAATTGTGTATGTAAATAGCTAATATAAAAAAAATAATATAGTTTAATGCTGCGTTTAAATGAATCGCGATGAGGAGGATTATAATGTAGTTATTAGATAACCTGCATCGAACCGTTAAGGAGGAATAACACGTTTGGAGAATAATTCATTTCTAACCCCGGACAAGCCCAAACATAAAGTCAGAGCACTTTCTGAAGTGTTAGCTATATCCACTAAACTTGGCCTGACTTCATTTGGAGGACCGATCGCTCATCTCGGTTACTTTCATGAAGAATATGTTCGCCGTAGAAAGTGGATGGATGAACGAAGCTATGCAGATTTAGTTGCGTTATGTCAATTTTTGCCCGGGCCCGCCAGCAGTCAAGTCGGAATTGGAATTGGCATCATCCGCAGCGGTTTGTTGGGAGGACTGATGGCTTGGCTTGGTTTCACACTTCCTTCTGTCATTGCGTTAGTTTTGTTCGCTTTCCTTCTGCAAGGATTTGATATCAGCAGTACTGGCTGGATTCATGGTCTTAAAATTGTTGCTGTAGCTATTGTCGCTCAAGCGATATTGGGCATGGGGCAAAAACTAACTCCTGACCGTTACAGGGCAACCATCGCTATCTTTACTGCAGCGGCTACTCTTGTGTGGCAGACTTCGTTCACTCCTATCCTTTTTATTGTTATTGCAGGCATAATAGGCATGATTCATTTTAGAAAAATGACAGGTATTAAGACAGTAGACTTGTCTATCCCGGTAAGTCGTAACTTGGCAATAATCTGTTTGGCTCTATTCTTTGGAATCCTGATTCTTCTCCCGTTACTCACACCATTTGATCGTTCGGGATGGCTGTTATTCTTTGATAGCTTCTACCGTTCAGGCTCACTTGTATTTGGTGGAGGACATGTTGTACTTCCGTTACTGGAACGTGAATTCGTCCCTACAGGTCTGATGAACAAGTCCGACTTTTTGGCGGGATATGGAGCTGCACAAGCTGTACCCGGACCATTGTTTACCTTTGCCAGTTATTTAGGAGCGATGATGCGTGGGGTTCCCGGTGCCTTGGTTGCAACGATTGCTATCTTTTTGCCAGCGTTCCTTCTAATCGTAGGCGCATTGCCCTTCTGGAATTCTTTATGCAAGAGCTCAAAAATTCAAGGAGCATTAATCGGAATTAATGCAGCCGTTGTAGGTATTTTGTTAGCAGCGTTGTACGATCCGCTTTGGACAACTGCGATCCTAACTCCTGTTGATTTTGCACTGGTGTGTATCTTGTTTCTAATGCTCGTTTTTTGGAAAGTACCACCGTGGATCGTTGTCGTTGCTGGTGCCGCAGGCGGTACAATCATGAACCTTATCTAAATAAAAAAGGTACCTAAACACTGCACTTCTTTTTCAAAGCGTCCGTGTTTAGGTACCAAATTACTGCACGTATGTCTTTCACCTATCCATGCAGATAATCTATTTTTTCTCTTTGTCATTCCAATCAGTTACTCCAGATATCCACTTTCATCTGTGCACATTTGAAATACTTGGCCTCTGCCTTACTTGTAGTCAGTTTCAAAAGACACTGCAATTCTCCATGTTGGAACAACCCCCCGCTAAGGTCAGCAGCAACACCGCCATATTGATCATCCGCACCAAGCCATACGGACGGTCTCTCGAACCCCGCCGAGAACTGTAACCCGGTACAGAGCAGCACAGTGAGATTCTTACGGTTCTGTGCTTCATCTCCTGCTACGCCATGTGTGGTGAAGAACACCATGTTTTGATTAAAATCCGTGTACGTTCCATCTGCTTTATAGGCACGGACCATACCATACTTCTGATTTACATTTTGAAAAAAAGTGATTCCGGCCTTGCTATCCTTCGATTTAATGCCAACCTGAACTGAGATTCCAATGTTCCCGTTTAATTGTAGCGCTTCCAAAGTGATTGCAATTGCGGTTACTTTCGAGCTGTCAATCAGATGTTTCATTTTCAACTCTGCCGTGGCTCCTGCCGTTGTCGGTGTTGTAACGGTTATGGTCCCTCTGTCGGGCAAAGGCTCAAACGTAGGGGTGCCCACCACCTCCACCCAATCCGGTAACGTTCCGTATAGAAAATCGGCCACAAGCTGTCTGTGAACCTTTCCAAAGGGCACGATCTGACCCGCTGCATCACGTATAACCATCTCTACACCCCCACCGAATAGGCTACACCGATATTATGATCGGTATTGTAATACACGTACACTACACCGTCCATAACGGACACCATCAAGGATTGCATGTTGGTCGTTTCCCAATTCAATGCCGGAAAATATATATCTGTAGGTTTGTCCAGCAGTTGACGAAAGTCTGCGCTGATCTTGGCAATGGCAGGCCGAGCTACCGTCGTAACCCCACCGGAAGCATAAGCTGATAACATACCCAGCCACCACATGCTCCCTTTGTACATAAATACACCAGCATTGGGTCTCGAAATATTTTCTCCTGCACTTAAAGTGGCATCATTACCACCCATTAATGGTCTTGGATCAGCTAACCAGCTACGTCCGTCATGTGAATGCCAGATACATTTACGACCAAAGTCACCACCACCCATCACCGAGAAACCGATCCATTTGCCGCCATTTCTGAAACACGAGAAGTAACCGGTATGACCATCACCTGGAAACCCGGGAGGTTTGTCCAAAATCAAACCCACTCTTGTCCAGTTGATCATGTCTACAGAGGTCGCAAGTGCCGTCGATTGATTGATCCCCAGACCGTTTTGTTGATAATACATAAAGAACAATTGTTCTTCATCGTTCCAGATCACAAATGGAGTTTCCGTCGAATTCCCAACCACGGTATCGAGATACACCTGTCCGTGTTTGGTCCATGGTCCTGTCGGACTGTTGGAATAGGCTAGTCCAATTCCTCCGATGTGATGATGGTTGGTAGAATACGTAGCATAATAATCTGCTTTTGCATCAGGGATAAGCCCCTTTACCTTGATCGCCCGAAACCAATAGATCGATTGAAGGCCCGCCATTGCAGCGGTATACATAGGATTGTCCATTTTTTTATCAAATTGAGGCGTGTACATCCGTCTGGTTTCTGCATCGCAATAATCATAAGGTGAAGTGAAACTGTTGGCTGTGACATTAGCAGTCTGTTCTGCCTGGATATTTTTTTCAACCATTGACATGTTACACAACCTCCTTAACGTTCAGGGTGACAATGTCCAATGGAGAGAAGTATACTAATTCCGATGCGCCCTTTAGTAGATTAGAGAGATCAACAACATTACCCATATTCGCAGCCGGCCCCTGAATAACACGAATGATAGAGCGAATGTCTGTATTATATGAATACGCTCTCATTTTGTTAATTCCTTTGCTTTCCTTACCGTTGTGATCAGTGACTGTCTCTTTCCATGGCATGCCAGGATAATGTTGATCCTTCATATTAATCCCTCCTATTGTTTTCTCACGATAAGTATATTCATGAAGTTACCTTTCTGTTAAAGCATCATGCCCATTTTAAGGCCTAATATTCCAAGACTGGTTTGCAAAACAACATAAACAGGCTAACCAATAACAATTGGCTAACCTGATTAGAGGAAGAAACTGCAATATAGATGTTCTCTTAAACAATTATTTCGTGGTGTTACAAGGGATGCTTTCTTCACTTTTCTAAAACCAATGACTTATTGCTCCGCAAAAAATGAAGATATGGGATTCGCTATTTTTTTATTGGATTTCTCCTTGCCTTGGTGATCCAATACATAGTACTGGTAAAAGTCGTTAGTGAATCCGATAGATTCCTCTATTTTCAGCTTAAAAGCTTCAAATGCCGCATCACTCAGATGATCCTCATTCCAGAAATAATGAAGCATCAATCGATTCTGGTTATAGGGATGTTTGATCACATATGCACCCGCGGCGAGAGGTTGATTCATGGTATTTTTCCAAGGAAAACCCGTCTGTTTCGTCCGGTCGATAATGTTGAATTTCAAAGCCTGCACCAATCCGTTTGACTTGGCATTGCCAATGACAATAAGGTTGCTGTTGCCGATCTCTTTTTTCATCTTTTGCTTCAATTCCTTGCGATCCCGTATAATGTCGTATCTCATACCGGTCATATCAAGGAATCCAGTCAACTGATTAACCATATCTTCCTGCTGTTTAGTTGCAAGCTTGCTCACCTGATCACTGAGCACAATGGTTAATTCCTCGCCTTGAAGGACTTTGTCCATCAATCGATTCATTACTTCATAAGGCAGATTAGGGATCATGCCCATGACAGCCTGATACTGTTGTTGTAAGATATCATGCACATATGCGGCGGTCTCTTCCTGTGATAATTGGTATTCCGGCTTTAAGACAAAATCAGGCTGATATAGGGCCATCTGCATTTCTGAACGTATTTCTTTACCAAGCACATCTTCAATGGTTTGAAGCAGCCCCTCTACCGTTGCATTTTGGTACACGTAGCGTTTGAAATATGTCCTCATCAACTCGTCAAATTTCTCTTCACCGACGGAACGGTAAAGCTGATAGATCGCTTGTCTTCCCTTCTGATAATATACCAAACTTGCCAAATCCCCAGCTTCATCGTTTGTTGACGCAATCGCCATATCTACGGGCGCAGTATCGAACTGAATAGATCTGAATCCATTTAGCTTGTCTCCCTGTTTCTCGGCAAAATACACCATGGAGAAATCGGCAAAGCCTTCATCCAGGAAGGATTCTGTCTCCGAATTATTACCGATCAATGCATGGAACCACTGATGCGCTATTTCATGAACAAATGTTGTGTCTTCTTCTGGAACAGCACCATTTTGAATCTGTCCCATCTGAATGAGCCTCGCATACTCCACGGCAACGCCTTGTACATACGTCTCGACAATTCGGAACTCTGGATAGGGATACTTGCCATATTTCTCACTATAGAAGTCAATGACCTTGAATGCCTGATTAATGTAGCGGTCAACTATCTTTTTCTTGGATGGATCATCGTTGTAATAATAGTATTCCACCGTCAGACCGTTACGGGTAGCGCGCTCCACTTGAAGATTAGGACTTGCAAAGAAAACAAACTCTCTCGTATTCTCGGCCACAGCAGACACAACTTTACGACCATGTTCTGTACTGTCTTGAGTGGTGATAGAGCCCGACATAGCTATCTGATACTCATCAGGAACATTGAATTGAACTTCAAAGTCCGATGAGGTGTAATAATCGCTCTCAAATGTTCGACTATACGGTGCCTTGTTCCATTGATGCTTAACCTCGTCGTATACAGACATCACCGGGAACCAGTGCGCACCATTGATCATGTCCTTGTAGTAGGACACTCGCTGTGAGCCATAGGGGATATTCAACTGAAACTCCAGTTGGAATGATACCGATTCGCCTGGTTGAACGGGCTCTTTCAACTGCACGGTCAACGCTTGGTTTTCCTTATTGAAATCAAGCGATTGGCTATCTGCGCTTACAGCCTGAATATCGATGCCACCCAGAAAGTCCTCCGCTGTCTTCTCCGGATGATCTTCACTAATCTTTTCATTATGCTGTTGGTACATGCTCGCCTGTGTAGACTTGGAGAGGTTCGCATCAGCATATGTATGAAGAACCAGCTGCTGGAGGGTATCCTTGCTTGTGTTGTGATACGTTACCTTCTCGCTCCCCTGGATCGTCATGTCCTTCTCATTCAGCCGAGCCTGGATCTGGTATTGAATCGGGGGTTGCTCTATCGATTCTTTCTGTGTGTTATATATCTTCGTAGATACAGGTGCTGGGTCTGCTTCCGCGGCAACAACCCCCATGTTGGCCAGTGGGCTTGTTGCCAGTATTAAAGCCAGTGTACCCGCGATCCCTACTCTGGCTAACTTTGATGTAAATGGACTTGAATAATTCATAAGTTCTCTCCTTCTCCTGTTCTATATTGACCTCAGAACCAAGTATAGAAGACGAACCTTACGCTGAATTTATGTTTTATTTAAGTTTTGTTTAAAAAGAGGAAGAGAAACTGTACCATTAAATTTATTATCAACAAAAACCACCTACACTTATTATTGGAGGTAGCCATATTATTATATAAAAAAACAACTCCTCTTGAGATATAATTCTCAAAAGAAGTTGCCTCTAATTTTTTCATATAGGACGAGTGGGGATCGAACCCACGACCCTTACCCTGTCAAGATAATGCTCTCCCGCTGAGCTATCGCCCTGTAATAATTATGATGTATTCAAACTTAGCTGAGCTAACAGATCATGATATATAATGGTTTCCCAATCAAGTAACAGTATCATATCAAGTAACCGTGTTCATTGTCAATGATTTATTTGGTTATAATTCACCCGAAATGGTGCACAATAAAGGAAAGATTACCATTTCTACAATGAGGTGAATTCCCTATGAGAAGCATAACAAAACGGTCAAGATCCAATAAACATACATTTGCCAAATGCTTCTTCCCCTGCGTTGGGCTTGTGATTCTCATTACAACCGTTACTGGTTGCGGCTTGGAGAGGGATGAACATACGGTACAATTCCAACAATTACAACAGCCCAATGAAAATGATGAGTCTCTGCCCGTCTGGCTGGACGTGTACTCCAAATCTGTAATTCAAGATGTGTATTCTCCACGAGGAAGCAGTGAAGTCTTGCCGTGAAGGTTAACAGGTGAATTACTCATCTTCATCCCACTTGCGTGAGTATGCTTTCTTCGTAACGTAATACAACAGAGTAATCATTCCCGCCGACATTAACAATGTAATTACCATGATGCCTGTCATGCCCATCACTACCCCCTCCTCTCCCAATATGTTCCAGACTTCACTATACAGGAAAAACATTTTTTTGTATAATTCAGTCTGATATGTCGCGCAAGAGCAGAAAGAAGGAATGGAATTGGCAGCTGAGATTAGTTATGTAACGACAGAAGAACAACTGGAGCAAGCCTTGGGAATTCGCCATCACGTTTTTGTGATCGAGCAACAGGTGCCTGCCGAGATTGAGATTGATCAATATGATGTCATCAGTCCAGATGTGCATCATGTATTGTTAAGTACAGATGGGCAAGCAGTAGCCACAGGACGTCTGATCTATTACAGCAAGGATACGGCCAAAATGCAGCGGATCGCGGTGCTTGAATCTCATCGTTCATTTGGTTATGGACGTGTGCTTTTGCTCGCGATGGAGGAGCTGGCACGTGAACTCGGCTTATCCTATTCTGTACTGGATGCGCAGTGTCAGGCACAGAAATTCTATGAAAAACTGGGTTATGAAGTGATTTCGGAAGAACCTTTTTATGATGCAGATATTCTGCATGTTCGTATGAGAAAGAGCTTGTAAAACCTCCGCGTTGGCAGGTCTTTATTAGCATATGGCGCATACTTCCGATGAATTGGGATAGGCTAATCAGGTAAGCAGATTCCTATCTCGTCATATAAGGAGAGTGTGACATCATGGATCAAACAACACGCGAGAGTTTCACAGCTGTACAGAAAAATGGCGACGGTGACCTGACAGCCTTTCAGACTTCGGCAGGACGTGTACTGGATTATCAGCAGGCACTTGCAGAAGTACAGGCTGGCGCTATTGCCGGTGTGAATGTATTTAAAGGCAAGGATGGCGAAATGTACATTCGCGGCGATGCCGACGGTGACCCAACCAACAACCTGGACCAACTTCCCCATTTCTAAAATAGATACACATGTCGTACATGTGACACAATAAGCACCGATCCGGTTACCCGGGTTGGTGTTTTCTTATTATGATTAGTAGTCCGTAAAATATTTTACGGAGTCTCCGGAAGGCTGGCTTTTGCGAACCGGCTGTTGTACCTGTTCCCATGCCTGCAAAATCTGTATCCCTTCGAGATTAGACCGGTTCTCCCACGCGATGTGCCCGGTGCGTTCAAGCTCCAGCAAAGACTCATGAATGTAAGCTCTGCTTCGTCCCGTCTTGTTCTCCAGTTCATCCATTCGCGGCAACCTGCGCCGTTGCCCTGCATAGTTCACCATAATACGCAAAATCTTGCGTTCAAAGTCGTTCAGCATACTTTACCTCCCCATTCAGATCGGTAACAGGACGCCATGCCAGAATACCTTGCTCCAGAAATGTTCGGGGTGAGCCTTCTTTTCCCGCTGATGCTCTAATCATCCCGCCACGTACACTGTTAATTCGAATCTGTCGCTGCGTAATCTGCCCTGCACGATCCATGTAGACAAGCTCCACCACCTGGCCAATATATTTCCCTAGCATAATCATCCCTCCGATAAGAACGTTTGTTTGTATTTCATATTATATGCGAACATAAGTTCTTTATTCAATAGTAAAAAAAGGATTTTTGTAAAATAAAAAACCAGACGTTCACCTTAATGATTAAGGCAGTCTGGTTCAACCCATAGTATAGCTAATATGAAAACATGGCTTGTAATGACCAAGTCCAGCGGATCAGTGTCGATCCGATTCGGAAAATTGTACTTTCTTTAATTGCTGTGTAGATGGATTAAAATCAACATTTACATAGACTGCGAATTGTTTGCCGTCTTTCGCACGAACCCATAGCTTGAACTGTTCCCGTGATTGATCTGCTGTTAGAGAGGTGCGACCGATATGCTTATAGTCCAAAATATCCACATTATACTTGGTCTGTGTTTCTTTGACCGCAATAATTCCCCACTTCGCATAATCAGGGATGGCGGCGCCTGTGCCTGATGTAATTCCGGCTAAACTCAGAACTACCGACATGACGGTAACGATGAGCATTCTCATTTCACTCACTCCTTGGGACAATATGTTTCTGTTATATTGCCCGTCCGGGTTTCATTTTACACGAATAAACGAAAGATCCAGGCCAGTGGCCGTAGGGAAAAAGGAACCACATGAACAAGTCGGTCAAACGAATCAGGAGGCTCCGTCCGGAAACTCACTCCCCAATCACCCGAGAGAAAATGTTGTTGTATCTGTGGTTCCTCAGGACGCTCCAACCCGTATTTCTTTTCAAGTAACTGCCTCGTTGCTTCATCGACCTGAACCTCGTTC
Proteins encoded in this region:
- a CDS encoding DUF1292 domain-containing protein, which encodes MSDHTHEHGDGCGCGQDHDHDHEHEEVLLTLTDENGQDVEMVLVETFDVEKHVYALLLERNNPEADGIILRMEEEDEEMVLYNIEDEEEWNRVEAAYNELVASQE
- a CDS encoding copper amine oxidase, coding for MKWKRILLCVTVFSLLGGSLLFADSVNEKIRVLINGKEAADGGYLIDGTTYVPVREAGGVVKWDSSNKRVTVIKPNVHIFLFKGDTVFGNVNVGKLKFNVFSQVDSLTADVAAVKVTITNPSGQVKDIQSQELTTQKDNFWFRTYDFTYDFSRAGKYQVGFHIKENANSSYVLVAEKIITALND
- a CDS encoding YdhK family protein gives rise to the protein MKKYVLTISTILITSSLVLSGCGKETRQTSESNDDSHTAAAGEMHHSESGELPEGLREKNNPTFPIGSQALMSADHMSGMKGAKAKIVGAYETTVYAVTYTPTTGGDPVQNHKWVIHEEIEDHMDQAYEAGSEVVLSADHMKGMKGAKATIDSAEQTTVYMVDYTPTTGGDSIKNHKWVTEEELSAIQ
- a CDS encoding organic hydroperoxide resistance protein; translated protein: MKTLYETTVINTGGRQGIVQSPDNVFMLDVAAPPELGGQVTTATNPEQLFAAGYSACFNSALEFQLKKHKVEIERSTVAATVMLVTDSEDNGVKLQVDLEVKILGLDEETAQKFVKLAHDYCPYSKGIKGNVNVNVELA
- a CDS encoding chromate transporter; this translates as MENNSFLTPDKPKHKVRALSEVLAISTKLGLTSFGGPIAHLGYFHEEYVRRRKWMDERSYADLVALCQFLPGPASSQVGIGIGIIRSGLLGGLMAWLGFTLPSVIALVLFAFLLQGFDISSTGWIHGLKIVAVAIVAQAILGMGQKLTPDRYRATIAIFTAAATLVWQTSFTPILFIVIAGIIGMIHFRKMTGIKTVDLSIPVSRNLAIICLALFFGILILLPLLTPFDRSGWLLFFDSFYRSGSLVFGGGHVVLPLLEREFVPTGLMNKSDFLAGYGAAQAVPGPLFTFASYLGAMMRGVPGALVATIAIFLPAFLLIVGALPFWNSLCKSSKIQGALIGINAAVVGILLAALYDPLWTTAILTPVDFALVCILFLMLVFWKVPPWIVVVAGAAGGTIMNLI
- a CDS encoding M1 family metallopeptidase, coding for MNYSSPFTSKLARVGIAGTLALILATSPLANMGVVAAEADPAPVSTKIYNTQKESIEQPPIQYQIQARLNEKDMTIQGSEKVTYHNTSKDTLQQLVLHTYADANLSKSTQASMYQQHNEKISEDHPEKTAEDFLGGIDIQAVSADSQSLDFNKENQALTVQLKEPVQPGESVSFQLEFQLNIPYGSQRVSYYKDMINGAHWFPVMSVYDEVKHQWNKAPYSRTFESDYYTSSDFEVQFNVPDEYQIAMSGSITTQDSTEHGRKVVSAVAENTREFVFFASPNLQVERATRNGLTVEYYYYNDDPSKKKIVDRYINQAFKVIDFYSEKYGKYPYPEFRIVETYVQGVAVEYARLIQMGQIQNGAVPEEDTTFVHEIAHQWFHALIGNNSETESFLDEGFADFSMVYFAEKQGDKLNGFRSIQFDTAPVDMAIASTNDEAGDLASLVYYQKGRQAIYQLYRSVGEEKFDELMRTYFKRYVYQNATVEGLLQTIEDVLGKEIRSEMQMALYQPDFVLKPEYQLSQEETAAYVHDILQQQYQAVMGMIPNLPYEVMNRLMDKVLQGEELTIVLSDQVSKLATKQQEDMVNQLTGFLDMTGMRYDIIRDRKELKQKMKKEIGNSNLIVIGNAKSNGLVQALKFNIIDRTKQTGFPWKNTMNQPLAAGAYVIKHPYNQNRLMLHYFWNEDHLSDAAFEAFKLKIEESIGFTNDFYQYYVLDHQGKEKSNKKIANPISSFFAEQ
- a CDS encoding GNAT family N-acetyltransferase; amino-acid sequence: MAAEISYVTTEEQLEQALGIRHHVFVIEQQVPAEIEIDQYDVISPDVHHVLLSTDGQAVATGRLIYYSKDTAKMQRIAVLESHRSFGYGRVLLLAMEELARELGLSYSVLDAQCQAQKFYEKLGYEVISEEPFYDADILHVRMRKSL
- a CDS encoding DUF3892 domain-containing protein, whose translation is MDQTTRESFTAVQKNGDGDLTAFQTSAGRVLDYQQALAEVQAGAIAGVNVFKGKDGEMYIRGDADGDPTNNLDQLPHF
- a CDS encoding DUF3889 domain-containing protein — its product is MRMLIVTVMSVVLSLAGITSGTGAAIPDYAKWGIIAVKETQTKYNVDILDYKHIGRTSLTADQSREQFKLWVRAKDGKQFAVYVNVDFNPSTQQLKKVQFSESDRH